In a genomic window of Thiosocius teredinicola:
- a CDS encoding DUF1365 domain-containing protein, whose amino-acid sequence MHSRLYVGQVRHTRFAPRYHTFRYRVFQFYLDLDELPALMRRLPLCSAKRPAPVRFDRTAHLGDATTDLKSAVLQRVREMGGDAAISNVRLLTNLRYFGIGFNPVSFYYCFDRSEQLRYVLAEVNNTPWGERHCYLIPASDRHSAAIRHSTPKAFHVSPFMDLDMDYRWQISEPDDRLHIHIENRKADQRLFDASLVLRSQTLTAANLLRNLATYPFMTAKVVAAIYYEATRLWLKRIPYVPHPKPQEAPLAANKRQ is encoded by the coding sequence ATGCACAGTCGGCTCTACGTCGGGCAGGTTAGACATACGCGTTTCGCGCCGCGCTACCACACGTTTCGTTATCGTGTGTTTCAGTTTTATCTGGATCTCGACGAGCTCCCGGCGCTGATGCGGCGATTGCCGTTGTGCTCAGCGAAACGCCCTGCCCCGGTTCGTTTCGATCGCACAGCACACCTGGGCGACGCGACAACGGACCTCAAATCGGCAGTGCTGCAGCGCGTGCGGGAAATGGGCGGCGACGCTGCCATCAGCAACGTGCGTCTGTTGACCAACCTCAGGTACTTCGGGATAGGCTTCAATCCCGTCAGTTTCTATTACTGCTTCGATCGCAGCGAACAACTGCGCTACGTCCTCGCCGAGGTCAACAATACGCCGTGGGGGGAAAGGCACTGCTACCTGATACCGGCGTCCGATCGCCATTCCGCGGCGATCCGTCATTCGACACCGAAAGCCTTCCATGTATCCCCTTTCATGGACCTGGATATGGACTACCGGTGGCAGATCAGCGAGCCCGACGACCGGTTGCACATCCATATCGAGAATCGAAAAGCCGATCAGCGCCTATTCGATGCTTCGCTGGTTCTACGCAGCCAGACCCTGACCGCGGCAAACCTGCTCAGAAACCTCGCGACCTACCCGTTCATGACCGCCAAGGTAGTGGCTGCCATCTATTACGAGGCAACAAGGCTCTGGCTGAAACGTATTCCTTATGTACCCCACCCAAAGCCCCAGGAGGCGCCGTTAGCGGCGAATAAGCGGCAATGA
- a CDS encoding NAD(P)/FAD-dependent oxidoreductase yields the protein MKLAVIGSGISGNVAAYHLSQRHQVTVFEADDHLGGHTHTHDLAWNGVNYAVDTGFIVFNERTYPNFLGLLNRLGVEYQPTEMSFSVKCATTGLEYNGHSLNTVFAQRRNLLRPSFYRMVREILRFNREAPALWTDGKAEMSLGEFLLVHRYSSEFVHRYIIPMGAAIWSTDPQKMQDFPAALFIRFFVNHGLLELKDRPQWYVIKGGSKQYLKPLSAPYTDGIRLNTPVESVRRLPSGVDISTRKYGVERFDAVVIATHSDQALRLLADPSPQETAVLGSIHYQSNEAVLHTDDSVMPQRKLAWASWNYHLQQDRNCVALTYDMNRLQGLEAPVRFLVTLNNDSGIAADKIIKRLSYQHPVYTAQTVEAQTRRSEISGRRNTYYCGAYWGNGFHEDGVVSALKAVSEFNEVQDAQSALRRAG from the coding sequence ATGAAGCTGGCCGTCATCGGTAGCGGCATTTCGGGCAACGTCGCGGCCTATCACCTGTCGCAGCGCCATCAGGTCACGGTGTTTGAAGCCGATGATCACCTCGGCGGGCATACACACACGCACGATCTGGCATGGAACGGCGTCAATTACGCCGTCGACACCGGTTTTATCGTGTTCAACGAACGCACCTATCCCAATTTTCTTGGCCTGCTGAACCGACTCGGCGTCGAGTATCAGCCGACCGAGATGAGCTTTAGCGTGAAATGCGCGACAACCGGTCTCGAATACAACGGTCATTCGCTGAACACGGTGTTTGCGCAGCGCAGAAACCTCCTGCGTCCCAGCTTCTATCGCATGGTGCGCGAAATCCTGCGCTTCAACCGCGAGGCACCGGCCTTGTGGACAGACGGCAAGGCAGAGATGTCACTGGGTGAGTTTCTCCTGGTACATCGATATTCCAGCGAGTTCGTTCATCGCTACATCATCCCCATGGGCGCGGCTATCTGGTCGACCGACCCGCAGAAGATGCAGGATTTTCCGGCTGCCCTGTTTATCCGCTTTTTCGTCAATCATGGCCTGCTTGAACTCAAGGACCGGCCGCAATGGTATGTGATCAAAGGCGGATCGAAGCAGTATCTGAAACCCTTGTCCGCCCCCTATACCGACGGCATTCGATTGAATACGCCGGTCGAGTCGGTGCGCCGGCTCCCCAGCGGCGTCGACATCAGCACTCGCAAGTACGGAGTCGAACGCTTTGACGCGGTGGTTATCGCAACGCACAGCGACCAGGCACTTCGTCTGCTGGCCGACCCGTCGCCCCAGGAGACGGCGGTACTCGGATCGATTCATTACCAAAGCAACGAGGCCGTGCTGCATACCGATGACTCGGTCATGCCGCAGCGCAAGCTGGCGTGGGCTTCGTGGAACTACCACCTGCAACAAGACCGGAATTGCGTTGCCCTGACCTACGACATGAATCGCCTGCAGGGGCTTGAGGCGCCCGTACGCTTTCTGGTTACCCTCAACAACGATAGCGGGATCGCGGCAGACAAGATCATCAAGCGTCTGAGTTACCAACACCCTGTGTACACCGCACAGACAGTAGAGGCCCAGACGCGTCGCAGCGAGATCAGCGGCAGGCGCAACACCTATTACTGCGGCGCCTATTGGGGCAATGGCTTCCATGAAGACGGCGTAGTCAGTGCCCTAAAGGCCGTCAGCGAGTTCAACGAGGTACAGGATGCACAGTCGGCTCTACGTCGGGCAGGTTAG